The Verrucomicrobiia bacterium genome contains a region encoding:
- the gpmI gene encoding 2,3-bisphosphoglycerate-independent phosphoglycerate mutase: MLILIILDGYGVREADQYNAVTLAKKPNLARLFDGNPYTQLGASGRSVGLPEGQMGNSEVGHLNLGAGRIVYQEITRIDKSIEEGDFFKNPVLVEAMEKTKKDKVGLHLLGLVSNGGVHSSIEHLFALLRMAKQKNVPDVFVHAFLDGRDCPPTSGAGFIQQVVDFCRQEQVGELATVSGRYWGMDRDKRWERTSKAYRLLVNGEGKKTKDPVAAVKDFYSKGTTDEFMEPIYVESKKPNLITDGDQVIFFNFRTDRGRQLSFMLTEKDVPVEGVVKRPRVDLYTLTHYDDRLKAAVAFPQMTMTNLFGEVLSKAGRRQLRIAETEKYPHVTFFFNGQNEKPHPGEDRILIPSPKVPTYDLQPQMSAPEVTEKVVEAVLSKKYDVIILNYANPDMVGHTGVLKAAIAAVETVDASVGKVMEAVTKVGGTALITADHGNCETMWDYQTNGPHTAHTTNPVPCTLVAPEKHLSLRSGGILADIAPTFLELLKLPQPKEMTGRTLVAND; this comes from the coding sequence ATGCTGATTCTCATCATCCTGGACGGCTATGGAGTCCGGGAAGCCGACCAATACAACGCCGTCACCCTGGCCAAAAAGCCGAACTTGGCCCGGCTATTCGACGGCAACCCCTATACCCAGCTTGGCGCCTCCGGCCGCTCGGTCGGCCTGCCGGAGGGGCAGATGGGGAACTCCGAAGTGGGGCATTTGAATTTGGGCGCCGGCCGTATCGTCTATCAAGAGATCACCCGCATCGACAAATCAATTGAAGAAGGGGATTTTTTCAAAAATCCTGTCTTGGTCGAAGCAATGGAGAAGACCAAAAAAGACAAGGTCGGTTTGCACCTGCTTGGTCTGGTCTCCAACGGAGGGGTGCACTCATCCATTGAACATCTTTTTGCCCTATTGCGGATGGCCAAACAGAAAAACGTACCGGATGTCTTTGTCCACGCCTTTCTGGATGGCCGGGACTGCCCCCCCACTTCCGGCGCGGGATTCATCCAGCAGGTCGTGGATTTCTGCCGTCAGGAACAAGTTGGAGAACTCGCCACCGTTTCCGGCCGCTATTGGGGAATGGATCGGGACAAACGTTGGGAAAGAACTTCCAAGGCATATCGCCTGCTGGTCAACGGCGAAGGGAAGAAAACCAAAGATCCGGTGGCCGCGGTCAAAGATTTCTACTCCAAGGGGACGACCGATGAATTTATGGAGCCGATTTATGTGGAAAGCAAAAAGCCCAATTTGATTACTGATGGCGACCAAGTCATCTTCTTCAACTTTCGCACCGACCGGGGACGGCAGCTCTCGTTTATGCTTACGGAAAAAGATGTTCCTGTGGAAGGGGTGGTGAAAAGGCCGCGTGTCGATTTGTACACGCTCACGCATTATGATGACCGATTAAAAGCCGCCGTGGCTTTTCCGCAAATGACGATGACCAACCTGTTCGGCGAGGTTTTATCCAAAGCGGGGAGGAGGCAACTGCGCATCGCCGAGACGGAAAAATACCCCCACGTAACCTTCTTTTTCAACGGCCAGAACGAAAAGCCCCATCCAGGTGAAGATAGAATCCTGATTCCCTCCCCCAAAGTGCCGACCTACGATTTGCAGCCACAAATGAGCGCGCCGGAAGTAACTGAAAAAGTGGTGGAGGCCGTTCTGTCAAAAAAGTACGATGTAATTATTCTAAATTATGCCAATCCTGACATGGTTGGACACACGGGTGTTCTGAAGGCGGCCATCGCGGCCGTTGAAACCGTTGACGCCAGCGTCGGCAAGGTAATGGAAGCAGTCACGAAAGTCGGCGGGACGGCCTTGATTACCGCCGATCACGGTAACTGCGAAACGATGTGGGATTATCAAACGAACGGCCCGCACACCGCCCACACCACCAATCCCGTTCCCTGCACGCTTGTGGCGCCGGAAAAGCACCTTTCTTTGCGTTCCGGCGGAATTCTGGCCGATATTGCCCCCACATTTCTTGAACTCTTGAAGCTCCCCCAGCCCAAAGAGATGACCGGCCGAACCCTTGTGGCCAATGACTGA
- the lnt gene encoding apolipoprotein N-acyltransferase, which yields MTEVLTFPPDIAPALETRPGITRRDSLLAVVGGLLLTLAYPPFSTGFLAYFVLVPVLYALKNKTPKQHLYLAYLFGLAFNATALFWTWRVTLPGTVAMILILAFYWAVPFWIFGLSKKRWGWKAYLLLPFLLVALEYFRTLGELAFPWTNLSYTQSYYPAWLQLLPFAGDTLLSFWIVCLNLLIFFAFENAGKKRWLGFAAAFLFWLAPGVYGARLLANARNESVMKVALLQGNIDSWSKWDAAFTQKSFDTYRELVFVAAAAGADFLVWPETAAPCYLLQEPNYLYQVMAMAQVAKKEMLVGTLAYRTLGPNQYLYYNSAYHFDTSGVPSIPYSKLHLVPFGETIPFSGRVRVLKDIHVGQADFTPGDSILLLQSSFGPYAALICYEVVFPDLVRRFVLKGAKFLVGITNDGWYGRTNGPYQHERIALFRAVENRVPLVRAANSGISAAFDPYGRVISEGELFKKQIVMAEIPLRQEITFYSRWGDFFPQGCFVVSLLAVLSLAQGYVKRRFGIA from the coding sequence ATGACTGAAGTATTGACTTTTCCCCCTGATATCGCCCCTGCTTTAGAAACGAGACCGGGTATTACCCGGCGAGATTCTCTCCTGGCTGTTGTTGGTGGTCTTCTTCTGACCTTGGCCTATCCGCCGTTCTCAACCGGTTTTCTGGCCTACTTTGTTTTGGTTCCGGTTTTGTATGCGCTGAAAAACAAAACACCCAAACAGCATCTTTACTTGGCCTACTTGTTTGGATTGGCTTTCAACGCCACCGCTCTTTTCTGGACATGGCGAGTGACTCTTCCGGGTACGGTTGCAATGATTCTGATTCTGGCCTTCTATTGGGCCGTGCCGTTCTGGATTTTCGGGCTTTCAAAAAAACGCTGGGGATGGAAAGCTTATCTGCTTCTGCCGTTTTTGCTGGTTGCGCTTGAATACTTTCGCACCTTGGGAGAACTCGCTTTCCCCTGGACGAACTTGAGCTATACGCAAAGTTACTATCCCGCCTGGCTGCAGCTTTTGCCTTTTGCCGGCGACACGTTGCTTTCCTTTTGGATTGTCTGTCTCAATTTGCTGATTTTTTTCGCCTTTGAAAACGCAGGCAAAAAGCGCTGGCTCGGTTTTGCCGCCGCCTTTCTTTTCTGGCTTGCGCCGGGCGTGTATGGGGCACGGCTTTTGGCCAATGCGAGGAACGAATCGGTGATGAAAGTTGCGCTTTTACAGGGAAATATCGATAGCTGGAGCAAATGGGATGCCGCTTTTACCCAAAAAAGTTTTGACACCTACCGGGAGTTGGTCTTTGTGGCCGCCGCGGCGGGGGCCGATTTTCTGGTCTGGCCGGAGACGGCGGCCCCCTGCTATTTGCTCCAGGAGCCGAACTATTTGTATCAAGTTATGGCGATGGCGCAGGTGGCCAAAAAGGAGATGCTGGTGGGGACGCTGGCTTACCGCACGCTCGGCCCGAACCAATATCTCTACTACAACTCGGCCTACCACTTTGACACTTCGGGCGTCCCGTCCATTCCATACAGCAAGTTGCACCTGGTGCCATTCGGCGAAACGATTCCTTTCTCCGGTCGGGTGCGTGTTTTGAAAGACATTCACGTAGGGCAGGCGGATTTCACCCCGGGGGATTCAATTCTACTCCTGCAATCTTCCTTCGGCCCGTACGCCGCACTGATTTGTTACGAAGTGGTCTTTCCCGATTTGGTGCGGCGGTTTGTTTTGAAAGGGGCGAAGTTTTTGGTGGGCATCACCAACGACGGCTGGTACGGCCGCACGAACGGCCCCTACCAGCACGAGCGGATTGCCTTATTCCGGGCAGTGGAAAACCGGGTCCCGCTCGTGCGCGCCGCCAATTCGGGCATCTCGGCCGCCTTCGACCCGTACGGCCGGGTCATTTCCGAGGGAGAACTTTTCAAAAAGCAAATCGTGATGGCCGAAATTCCGTTGAGGCAGGAAATCACTTTCTATTCCCGCTGGGGGGACTTTTTTCCGCAGGGCTGTTTTGTCGTTTCGCTTCTGGCTGTTCTCTCGCTTGCGCAGGGATATGTTAAGCGCCGGTTTGGGATAGCATGA
- a CDS encoding two-component regulator propeller domain-containing protein produces MMKKTFGLSFLVSLLTCSAAFAFVIGEWKNYTNTNDVRGFAYSGGYLWVATTGGLARFDPVTESRQVYTNAEGLGGNFLLSVAADGRGNVWAGADNGTLTKFELARNRFTVYPMMAPDGRALKLSAILPDSDRLWIATDIGVALFLTERNGGEMKEIYRRLGTINIETPVRSLTLFRDSIWAATPQGVACGYKNDPNLLDPARWLSFRRSSNVGLNHEDSYSLLNFQDTLLVGTIKGIYSFVPDSGRFRRFRPEVDSFGFVTTMAAFADTLYASFQFGLTGVTPTGAFLLGSDTVEGARVFPALFVTSQNQLFAGTGGKGFARWRGGFWSIYRPLGPPGNYFDDLAVDAGGKIWCANDRYGASMFDGLNWTILDPAIYPQIAGQAWGIDIDQAGNKWYSFWGAGASAVWGLGFPPDSITRYDSTNSPFRRITSSDPSLIVTDAAVDDYGNVWFPNVRLDTVGPGLVVRRPGGTFTTFSKTVWLEGTDSLVSSDIVALYPFGNHIWIAFKTAGATAGVADLNLDSLICRGVFPFEICLSDTVLTYYNKENNFLLDNRVTAIAVDRQGTLWAGTGLGLSRFNADFSIFETVPLPPPVGQVNSIVVDPRNNKWIGMTNGLVLITHEGEIFGPFTPENSGLVAPLINDMDFDPKTGYLWIGTTGGLSRLSTQVLEETVPPSAVEAFPNPFIIRTGSERVYFRRLPLEARLHIYTTAGEEVRRLEKADFWDGKNSQGKYVASGIYLFLVHVPGQKSFTGKLALIRQF; encoded by the coding sequence ATGATGAAAAAAACGTTCGGCTTGTCTTTTTTGGTTTCACTTCTGACCTGTTCCGCCGCATTTGCTTTCGTCATCGGCGAGTGGAAAAACTACACAAATACGAACGACGTTCGCGGCTTTGCCTATTCCGGCGGCTATCTCTGGGTCGCCACCACCGGCGGATTGGCTCGCTTTGACCCCGTAACCGAAAGCCGCCAGGTTTACACCAACGCCGAAGGATTGGGAGGCAACTTCCTTTTGTCGGTGGCCGCCGACGGAAGGGGGAACGTCTGGGCGGGGGCTGACAACGGCACCCTGACCAAGTTTGAATTGGCCCGCAATCGTTTTACCGTTTATCCGATGATGGCGCCGGATGGCCGGGCGCTCAAGCTTTCCGCCATCCTGCCGGACTCAGATCGGCTCTGGATTGCAACGGACATCGGGGTGGCCTTGTTCCTTACCGAGCGGAACGGCGGCGAAATGAAGGAAATTTACCGCCGGCTCGGTACCATCAATATCGAAACGCCCGTGCGCTCCCTCACGCTTTTCCGCGACTCCATTTGGGCCGCCACGCCGCAGGGGGTGGCGTGCGGGTATAAAAACGATCCCAATCTTCTGGATCCGGCCCGCTGGCTAAGCTTCCGCCGCAGCAGCAATGTTGGCTTGAATCATGAAGATTCTTATTCACTTTTGAATTTTCAGGACACCCTTTTGGTTGGGACTATAAAAGGAATTTATTCGTTTGTTCCCGACTCCGGCCGCTTTCGGCGTTTCCGGCCGGAAGTCGATTCGTTCGGGTTTGTCACCACAATGGCAGCCTTCGCTGACACGCTGTATGCGTCTTTTCAGTTTGGTTTGACGGGAGTCACGCCGACCGGCGCCTTTCTTCTGGGCAGCGACACGGTAGAGGGCGCCCGCGTTTTTCCCGCATTATTTGTGACTTCCCAAAATCAGCTCTTTGCCGGCACGGGCGGGAAGGGGTTTGCCCGCTGGCGGGGCGGTTTCTGGTCCATTTACCGCCCCTTGGGGCCGCCCGGAAATTATTTTGACGATTTAGCGGTGGATGCCGGCGGAAAAATCTGGTGCGCCAACGACCGGTACGGTGCCTCAATGTTTGACGGTTTAAACTGGACGATTCTCGACCCGGCCATCTATCCGCAAATTGCCGGACAGGCCTGGGGCATCGACATCGACCAAGCCGGCAACAAGTGGTACAGCTTCTGGGGAGCGGGGGCCTCGGCTGTCTGGGGTTTAGGTTTTCCTCCGGACAGCATCACCCGCTACGATTCCACCAACTCACCCTTCCGAAGAATCACATCCAGCGACCCTTCGCTTATTGTCACGGATGCCGCCGTGGATGATTACGGCAACGTCTGGTTTCCGAACGTGCGCCTCGATACGGTTGGCCCGGGTTTGGTAGTGCGTAGACCTGGGGGAACTTTTACGACATTCAGTAAAACCGTCTGGCTCGAAGGGACAGATAGTCTTGTTTCCAGCGACATCGTGGCCTTGTATCCCTTCGGCAATCATATCTGGATTGCCTTCAAGACCGCTGGCGCCACAGCCGGCGTGGCGGATTTGAACTTGGACTCTTTAATTTGCCGTGGTGTCTTTCCCTTCGAGATTTGCCTGAGTGATACGGTGCTTACCTATTACAACAAGGAGAATAATTTTCTTTTAGACAATCGGGTGACCGCCATTGCAGTCGACCGCCAGGGAACTTTGTGGGCCGGCACCGGGCTGGGGCTTTCCCGTTTCAATGCCGATTTCAGCATCTTCGAAACCGTCCCCCTGCCGCCGCCGGTGGGGCAGGTGAACTCCATCGTGGTGGACCCGCGCAACAACAAGTGGATTGGCATGACCAACGGGCTGGTTTTAATCACTCATGAAGGGGAGATTTTCGGCCCCTTCACGCCGGAAAACTCCGGCCTCGTGGCTCCCTTGATTAACGATATGGACTTCGACCCCAAAACGGGCTACCTCTGGATTGGCACCACCGGCGGGCTTTCGCGTCTCTCCACACAGGTTTTGGAGGAAACCGTGCCCCCCTCGGCGGTTGAGGCGTTCCCCAATCCCTTTATTATTCGTACCGGCAGCGAGCGGGTCTATTTTCGCCGGCTCCCCTTGGAGGCCCGGCTGCACATCTACACCACGGCTGGGGAGGAGGTGCGGCGGCTGGAAAAGGCCGACTTTTGGGACGGAAAAAACTCACAGGGAAAATATGTCGCTTCAGGCATTTATCTTTTCTTGGTGCACGTCCCCGGCCAAAAAAGTTTCACCGGCAAATTGGCCCTTATCCGGCAGTTTTAA
- a CDS encoding GNAT family N-acetyltransferase yields MIRLLKLSELERPKWEKLLAAAPSATFFHTAEWAQLWEESYSFFKSCFLVDVAPDGSYRAGLPFVRARKGLDNYYSMPMGSYGGVISTESGLEGALYTEWLKLARHPRTERLMVSAEQETPALVALGFSSKTNFTHSLILTPDYGAQLSRSARKDIEHARQAGFFLDRLENKETLAEFFAFSGRRAEKDFYTKRFFENLFAILIPSKRAAWFCARKNGVLAAYQICFLFKDKIVFWDTGFDPRFSEDRPGYFLMDGILSWALENGFKEAGFGQTPEGAKGALEFKERMGGEKKTVFEYGHASPLKRKLRSAFEKVRGRK; encoded by the coding sequence TTGATTAGGCTTCTCAAACTTTCCGAGCTGGAACGGCCGAAGTGGGAAAAACTTTTGGCAGCCGCCCCTTCCGCCACTTTTTTCCACACCGCTGAATGGGCCCAGCTCTGGGAAGAGAGCTATTCGTTTTTTAAAAGCTGCTTTCTGGTCGATGTCGCCCCGGACGGGAGCTACCGTGCCGGGTTACCGTTCGTCCGGGCGCGCAAAGGGCTGGATAACTACTATTCCATGCCCATGGGCAGTTACGGCGGCGTGATTTCCACAGAATCCGGCCTGGAGGGCGCCCTGTACACCGAATGGCTGAAACTCGCAAGACATCCACGCACGGAACGGCTGATGGTCTCTGCCGAGCAGGAAACGCCGGCGCTGGTTGCGCTTGGTTTCTCTTCCAAAACCAATTTCACCCACTCGTTGATCCTAACGCCGGATTACGGCGCCCAGCTCTCCCGCTCGGCCCGCAAGGATATCGAACACGCGCGGCAGGCCGGGTTTTTCTTGGACCGGCTGGAAAATAAAGAAACGCTGGCCGAGTTCTTCGCTTTTTCCGGCCGTAGAGCGGAGAAAGATTTTTATACAAAACGATTCTTTGAAAATCTTTTCGCCATTTTGATTCCATCCAAACGGGCCGCCTGGTTTTGCGCCCGCAAAAATGGAGTTCTGGCGGCCTATCAAATTTGCTTTCTTTTCAAGGATAAAATCGTTTTCTGGGATACCGGCTTTGACCCCCGATTTTCAGAGGATCGCCCCGGCTATTTCCTGATGGATGGAATCCTGTCTTGGGCTTTGGAGAACGGTTTCAAGGAAGCCGGTTTCGGTCAGACGCCCGAAGGAGCAAAGGGTGCCCTCGAATTCAAAGAGCGGATGGGTGGGGAGAAAAAGACGGTCTTTGAATACGGCCATGCGTCGCCCCTGAAACGAAAGCTCCGCTCCGCTTTCGAAAAAGTCCGGGGCCGGAAGTGA
- a CDS encoding glycosyltransferase family 4 protein: MKILFLGDAHSIHFIRWVRFFAARGHEVFAWSAEPPKEEIPGYRRLFPRLPGRVLGYLSLVRELKKEIAKLGPDLVNAHFVPNYGFISALAGARPLAITTWGSDVLISPHKSFLHKWRASHSLSKAGLVLADSKASALEVLYLGVNKNKLLSRPMGVERAFVQQGEKRALSGTKENLTILSCRRLEKLYNVETLIRALARSKSAPNWQAVIIGTGSQKFKLEKLASRLGVANRLSFLGELSVSDYRKMMLEADIYVSTALSDSTSVSLLEAMASKLACVVTEIPGNSEWITVMENGLTFVPKNDEMLAFLIGKLLDDPELRMRLGERAFERVSARAVWEDNMADVEEAFLKLAGKH; encoded by the coding sequence GTGAAGATTCTTTTTTTGGGGGATGCCCATAGTATTCACTTCATCCGCTGGGTTCGTTTTTTTGCCGCCCGGGGGCACGAGGTTTTCGCTTGGTCGGCCGAGCCGCCCAAGGAGGAAATTCCCGGTTACCGCCGCCTCTTTCCACGCCTGCCGGGGCGGGTTTTGGGCTATCTTTCGCTTGTGCGGGAGCTCAAAAAAGAGATCGCCAAACTCGGGCCTGATTTGGTCAATGCCCACTTTGTTCCCAACTACGGTTTCATCAGTGCCCTGGCCGGTGCCCGGCCGCTGGCCATCACCACTTGGGGATCGGACGTTCTGATTTCCCCCCACAAAAGCTTTCTGCACAAATGGCGCGCCTCCCACTCCCTTTCCAAAGCCGGTCTGGTTTTGGCGGATTCGAAAGCGTCGGCGCTCGAGGTTTTGTACCTCGGCGTGAACAAGAACAAACTTCTTTCCCGCCCGATGGGGGTGGAGCGGGCTTTTGTGCAGCAAGGGGAAAAAAGAGCCTTATCAGGCACGAAGGAAAATTTGACGATTCTTTCCTGCCGGCGGCTGGAAAAACTGTACAATGTCGAGACTCTTATTCGGGCGCTCGCCCGGTCAAAATCCGCCCCCAATTGGCAGGCGGTAATTATCGGAACGGGCTCGCAGAAATTTAAGCTGGAAAAACTGGCTTCCAGGCTGGGAGTCGCCAACCGGCTCTCATTTCTGGGGGAGCTTTCGGTATCCGATTACCGCAAAATGATGCTGGAGGCTGACATCTACGTTTCCACCGCCCTTTCCGATTCCACCTCCGTTTCGCTGCTTGAGGCGATGGCTTCGAAGCTGGCCTGCGTAGTGACCGAAATCCCCGGCAATTCCGAGTGGATTACGGTTATGGAGAATGGACTAACCTTCGTCCCGAAAAATGATGAAATGCTGGCCTTTCTCATCGGCAAACTTTTAGACGACCCGGAACTGCGGATGCGGCTGGGCGAGCGGGCTTTCGAGCGTGTCTCCGCCCGGGCGGTATGGGAGGATAATATGGCCGACGTGGAGGAGGCCTTTTTGAAACTGGCGGGGAAACATTAA
- a CDS encoding glycosyltransferase family 39 protein: MNFWQNWSLRRKIFVMILLHVTFLSIFMFLRLIDADEGLYVSAAREVAAGNHPYLDFAYVHPPCFPYLLAPFSGWGWASLFVSRIVSALPSLFIGVLLFLIARRLWNEKIGFVLWGFWMLHGLLLANHSVAKPLAWADLFVILSFWFLIEARSWAGHLFSGLAVGMAANLRGFMLVPPVVFFLYLLFRAEKPRTERILYWCFGFCATFSFSLYFFLREPGGFIFDNLTYHYLWGVRVVMEGGRFDFLDRLASLAKFVLFPQNSVLLLLAAGAVPAFFQTDDNHRKNQILLMTALFTALVLTFFSTTPSPLAYYVQTVPYLVLLAGFGVNRLLEGGREPFSPLFRRGLIAAHLFSLALIAYIFLFGQRPRDRQYLLSSVKPVIEYLRENGTPTDTVFSEWPGYAVLSGMQLPKGTETVGLDVAHLLTAEEKMTYHILDSAGVDSLLSQKKIKWVVTGGTVSAVWPKPLADNYTAVLQAVPATIYRRNE; encoded by the coding sequence ATGAATTTCTGGCAGAATTGGTCGCTCCGCAGAAAAATTTTTGTAATGATTCTTCTGCACGTTACCTTCTTGTCAATTTTTATGTTCCTTCGGCTTATCGATGCCGACGAGGGGCTTTACGTCTCCGCCGCTAGGGAAGTCGCCGCTGGAAATCACCCCTATCTGGATTTCGCCTATGTCCATCCACCCTGTTTTCCCTATTTATTGGCTCCCTTCTCTGGTTGGGGCTGGGCAAGTTTGTTTGTATCTCGAATTGTTTCCGCCCTTCCATCCCTGTTTATCGGTGTTTTGCTTTTTTTGATAGCCCGGCGGTTGTGGAACGAAAAAATCGGATTCGTTCTCTGGGGTTTTTGGATGCTTCACGGCTTGCTTTTGGCCAATCACTCAGTCGCCAAGCCGCTCGCTTGGGCCGATTTGTTTGTTATTTTGTCTTTTTGGTTTCTGATTGAAGCGAGGAGCTGGGCCGGCCATCTTTTCAGCGGGTTGGCCGTCGGAATGGCCGCCAACTTGCGCGGTTTTATGCTGGTTCCCCCAGTCGTATTTTTTCTTTACCTGCTTTTCCGCGCAGAAAAGCCGCGAACGGAAAGGATTCTGTACTGGTGTTTCGGTTTTTGCGCCACTTTTTCATTTTCTCTTTACTTTTTCCTGCGCGAGCCGGGTGGATTCATCTTCGACAACCTGACCTACCACTATCTATGGGGTGTGCGGGTGGTGATGGAGGGGGGTCGGTTCGATTTTTTGGACCGGCTCGCCAGCTTGGCCAAGTTCGTCCTCTTTCCGCAGAATTCCGTTCTCCTCCTATTGGCCGCCGGCGCGGTGCCCGCTTTTTTTCAAACAGATGACAATCACCGAAAGAACCAAATTCTCCTAATGACCGCCCTATTTACGGCGCTTGTGCTCACCTTCTTTTCCACAACTCCGTCCCCGCTGGCCTATTACGTCCAGACCGTTCCTTACCTTGTGTTATTGGCCGGCTTTGGCGTAAATCGATTGCTGGAAGGAGGGAGGGAGCCATTCTCACCCCTATTCCGCCGGGGGCTCATTGCCGCCCATCTCTTCTCGCTGGCGCTCATCGCCTACATTTTTCTTTTTGGCCAGCGCCCCCGCGACAGGCAGTATTTGTTGTCCAGTGTAAAGCCGGTTATTGAGTATTTGCGGGAAAACGGAACTCCAACCGACACGGTTTTTTCCGAATGGCCGGGGTACGCTGTTCTGTCAGGGATGCAACTGCCAAAGGGAACGGAGACGGTGGGGTTGGATGTCGCCCACTTGTTGACCGCCGAAGAAAAGATGACCTACCATATTCTTGATTCCGCCGGCGTCGATTCCCTTCTGTCGCAGAAAAAAATAAAATGGGTCGTCACCGGCGGAACCGTTTCCGCCGTTTGGCCCAAACCGCTGGCCGACAACTATACCGCCGTCCTTCAAGCCGTTCCGGCCACTATTTACCGCCGAAATGAGTAG
- a CDS encoding glycosyltransferase family 2 protein: protein MSSPKISVVCVTFNSADSLPDFLKSLEQLPSVEFEFIFIDNYSTDSSVGVVQKWKRASQLIRNEQNLGWSAANNQGIKASKGELIFFANPDIWFEANDLQKLAQFLDQYPEFAAVAPQLLNPDGSIQPSCRRLPTLSDLIFQMTGLAFLFPKSFFNRWKMPGFDHQNFRDVEQPMASALLIRRMVFEKIGGLDERFFVFFGDVDFCRRLKDAGFRIAFVPEAKFFHRRGGSTRQMGARFYFSSHFGFFHYLWKWSNPIEKLLLLFLWPLVLLTALGRAVAAFVFRR from the coding sequence ATGAGTAGCCCGAAAATCTCGGTTGTCTGCGTCACCTTCAACTCTGCCGATTCGTTGCCCGATTTCCTAAAAAGTTTGGAACAACTTCCTTCGGTGGAGTTTGAATTTATTTTTATCGATAACTATTCCACCGATTCCTCCGTAGGGGTTGTCCAAAAATGGAAAAGGGCTTCGCAACTTATTCGAAATGAACAGAATTTGGGCTGGTCGGCCGCCAACAACCAAGGTATCAAGGCTTCAAAAGGGGAGTTGATTTTTTTTGCCAACCCCGATATTTGGTTTGAGGCGAATGACTTGCAGAAATTGGCCCAATTTCTTGACCAATATCCGGAATTTGCCGCCGTCGCTCCCCAACTTTTAAATCCGGACGGCAGCATTCAGCCCTCCTGCCGCCGGCTGCCAACTTTGTCCGATTTGATTTTCCAAATGACCGGCCTGGCATTTCTTTTTCCCAAATCCTTCTTCAATCGCTGGAAGATGCCTGGGTTTGACCACCAAAATTTTCGGGATGTGGAGCAGCCGATGGCTTCCGCGCTTTTGATACGGCGGATGGTTTTTGAAAAAATCGGCGGGCTGGATGAACGGTTTTTCGTCTTTTTCGGGGATGTCGACTTCTGCCGCCGGTTAAAAGATGCCGGATTCCGCATTGCCTTCGTTCCGGAAGCTAAGTTTTTCCACCGGCGAGGCGGCTCCACCCGCCAAATGGGCGCACGTTTTTACTTTTCCTCCCATTTCGGGTTCTTCCACTACCTTTGGAAATGGTCGAATCCAATTGAAAAGCTTTTGCTACTATTCCTATGGCCGCTTGTTTTGCTGACCGCACTCGGTAGGGCGGTCGCCGCTTTCGTATTCCGCCGCTAA
- a CDS encoding division/cell wall cluster transcriptional repressor MraZ, whose translation MAGYTGNYRTSVDDKGRMAIPAKLRKGGGEKFYLSPGFGDYLVLYPESEWEGIEKNLSGQSFTKGAFRDFARYLYANSQEVAPDAQGRILIPAEFLKDAGISGEAMVLGVSRWMEIWSPARFKNFTARMKPKWDKVAEKILPGPSGGA comes from the coding sequence ATGGCCGGATATACCGGGAACTACCGCACGTCGGTGGACGACAAGGGACGCATGGCCATCCCCGCCAAGCTGCGAAAGGGGGGAGGGGAGAAATTTTACCTCTCCCCCGGTTTCGGGGACTACCTCGTTCTGTATCCGGAGTCGGAGTGGGAGGGGATTGAAAAAAATCTTTCCGGGCAATCCTTCACCAAAGGGGCCTTCCGGGATTTTGCCCGCTACCTTTATGCCAACTCTCAAGAAGTCGCCCCGGACGCGCAGGGGAGAATCTTGATTCCCGCCGAGTTTCTGAAAGACGCGGGAATTTCCGGCGAGGCGATGGTTTTGGGGGTTTCCCGCTGGATGGAAATCTGGAGCCCGGCCCGCTTCAAAAATTTTACGGCCCGCATGAAGCCGAAATGGGACAAGGTGGCGGAAAAAATTCTGCCCGGGCCTTCGGGGGGAGCGTAG